Genomic DNA from Acidimicrobiales bacterium:
CCACATCGGCTTCTTCGTCGAGTACACCCTTGCCGGTGCCGGCGGCGACCAGGCCGGTCAGGACCAGGCCCGAGCCGAGCTCGATGGCTACCGCACCGAGTTCGGTGCCTTCATCGAGGGTGCGACCGAGGGTCGCCTCCCGTCCAGCGCCGTCGCCGACGCCCTGGTCCCGCACGTCGAGTCGGTCTTCAGCACCATCGACGCAGTGCTCGAGGGCTCGCCGGAGACCTTCCCCCGTCTCCGTGAGGCTGCCGGCCACATGCCCGGCACCGCCCAGACGCTCGCCGGTGGGATCCTCGGCTGATGCCGCATCCGCCTGCCGGAGGAACGATCTCCGGTAGGTCGTCACCCCCCAGCTGACGATGTGAGGCCCGCCCCTCGGGGTGGGCCTCACATCGTCGCCAGCACCCACCACAACCCACCAACAGGAGCTCCCATGCGAAACCCCCGACAGCTCATCGCCGCCCTCGCCCTCGCCTCGGTCACCATCCTCGCTGCATGCGGCGGCGACCAGGACCCGGCGCTCGACCGCGACCAGGACACCAACACCGAGGGCAACGCCGCCCCGACCGACGACGGTGCCGTCCCCGAGCCCGGACCCGGTGGGGGCGAGACCGTCTTCATCGACACCTTCATCTTCCGCCCGGACCCCATCACCGTCCCGGCCGGCACCACGGTCAGTTGGATCCAGAACGACAGCACCACCCACACGGTGACGTCAGGTGACCGCGACGCCGGGCCCGACGGTCTCTTCGACGCCAGCCTGGCGAAGGGCGAGACCTACGAGCACACCTTCGACGAGCCCGGCACCTTCGACTACTTCTGCACCCTCCACAGCGGCCCGGGCATGACCGGCCAGGTCATCGTCGAGTGATGTCTGCAGAGGGTGGGAGGACCCGTCGGCGACAGGACCCGTGAGCCTCAAGGGCCTTCGGAGGTGGGCTGGTCGTTCTCCGGCGGGGAGGTGGTGGTCGTCGGCCGGCTGGTGAAGACCGCGTAGTCGGTCCGCGAGAGTGGGGTCGCGGTGCTGACGCCGTTGCCATCGGGCACCTCGCGGGGCTCGCCGTCGACCGCGA
This window encodes:
- a CDS encoding cupredoxin family copper-binding protein, with the translated sequence MRNPRQLIAALALASVTILAACGGDQDPALDRDQDTNTEGNAAPTDDGAVPEPGPGGGETVFIDTFIFRPDPITVPAGTTVSWIQNDSTTHTVTSGDRDAGPDGLFDASLAKGETYEHTFDEPGTFDYFCTLHSGPGMTGQVIVE